One region of Cydia pomonella isolate Wapato2018A chromosome 9, ilCydPomo1, whole genome shotgun sequence genomic DNA includes:
- the LOC133521379 gene encoding NADH dehydrogenase [ubiquinone] 1 beta subcomplex subunit 11, mitochondrial — MSALIKLRHMPVMQRCLWNHINQVTRTISTSKKNSETATAACETKPQDKNWVSYGFDYENKDDDTSAHHASYFFTITLCLVFGGFAWAYAPDVSLRDWAQREAFLELRRREKAGLPPVDPNYVDPKKVKLPSDEELNGVEIII, encoded by the coding sequence ATGTCGGCGCTCATCAAACTGCGTCACATGCCTGTGATGCAACGATGTCTATGGAATCATATAAACCAGGTTACCCGCACCATTTCGACTTCCAAGAAGAATAGCGAAACAGCCACCGCCGCCTGCGAAACCAAACCTCAAGACAAAAACTGGGTGAGCTATGGGTTTGATTATGAGAATAAAGATGATGACACCAGTGCCCACCACGCGTCCTACTTCTTCACTATCACCTTATGTTTAGTCTTCGGTGGTTTCGCTTGGGCCTATGCTCCTGATGTAAGCTTGAGAGATTGGGCCCAGCGTGAGGCTTTCCTCGAGTTGCGCCGCCGTGAGAAAGCTGGTCTTCCGCCCGTTGACCCCAACTATGTTGATCCCAAGAAAGTGAAACTGCCAAGTGATGAAGAGCTAAATGGTGTTGAGATCATCATTTAA
- the LOC133521376 gene encoding RNA-splicing ligase RtcB homolog, whose product MVVRQYNEELKYLEKINPYCWKIKKGFQPNMNVEGIFYVNNSLEKLMLDELRNSCRPGMTGGFLPGVKQIANVAALPGIVGRSVGLPDVHSGYGFAIGNMAAFDMSDPKSIVSPGGVGFDINCGVRLLRTNLHEKDVLPLKEQLAQSLFDHIPVGVGSKGIIPMNARDLEEALEMGMDWSLREGYVWAEDKEHCEEYGRMLTADPSKVSLRAKKRGLPQLGTLGAGNHYAEIQVVDEIYDKYAAGKMGVERVGQVCVMIHSGSRGFGHQVATDALVQMEKAMKRDNIETNDRQLACARINSVEGQDYLKAMAAAANFAWVNRSSMTFLTRQAFAKQFKMTPDDLDMHVIYDVSHNIAKTEEHVVDGKVKTLLVHRKGSTRAFPPNHPLIPVDYQLTGQPVLIGGTMGTCSYVLTGTHQGMTETFGSTCHGAGRALSRAKSRRNIDYKEVLEKMENMGISIRVASPKLVMEEAPESYKNVTDVVNTCHAAGISKKTVKLRPIAVIKG is encoded by the exons ATGGTTGTTCGTCAATACAACGAAGAATTGAagtatttggaaaaaataaatcCATATTGTTGGAAAATTAAGAAGGGATTTCAACCCAACATGAATGTTGAAGgcatattttatgtaaataattcaCTAGAGAAGCTTATGTTAGACGAATTGAGAAATTCATGCCGGCCCGGCATGACTGGCGGCTTTCTTCCCGGTGTAAAACAAATTGCAAATGTAGCGGCTTTACCGGGTATCGTAGGCCGGTCTGTGGGTCTACCCGATGTACATTCGGGATATGGTTTCGCTATAG GTAATATGGCAGCATTTGATATGTCTGATCCTAAGTCTATTGTATCTCCCGGAGGTGTGGGGTTTGATATTAACTGTGGTGTAAGACTATTGAGGACTAATTTACATGAAAAAGATGTACTACCCCTAAAg GAACAATTGGCTCAGAGTCTTTTTGACCATATTCCTGTTGGAGTAGGTTCAAAAGGTATTATTCCAATGAATGCCCGTGATTTGGAAGAAGCACTAGAGATGGGCATGGATTGGTCTCTTAGAGAGGGTTATGTGTGGGCCGAGGACAAGGAACACTGTGAAGAATATGGCAGGATGCTCACAGCTGACCCCTCAAAAGTTAGTCTTAGAGCCAAGAAGAGAGGCTTGCCCCAACTTGGGACCCTTGGGGCTGGTAACCATTATGCTGAGATTCAAGTTGTAGATGAGATATATGACAAATATGCAGCTGGAAAAATGGGCGTGGAAAGAGTTGGACAAGTCTGTGTGATGATTCATTCAGGCAGCAGAGGCTTTGGGCATCAGGTTGCAACTGATGCTTTAGTGCAAATGGAGAAAGCTATGAAAAGAGATAATATTGAGACTAATGACCGTCAGCTAGCTTGTGCTAGAATTAATTCTGTTGAAGGGCAGGATTACTTGAAGGCAATGGCAGCAGCAGCTAACTTTGCCTGGGTAAATCGTAGCTCTATGACTTTCCTCACAAGGCAAGCATttgcaaaacaatttaaaatgacACCTGATGATCTGGACATGCATGTTATTTATGATGTTTCACACAATATTGCAAAGACTGAGGAGCATGTTGTGGATGGAAAAGTTAAGACTTTATTGGTCCATAGGAAG GGTTCCACAAGAGCATTCCCTCCTAACCACCCACTGATCCCAGTGGATTATCAGCTAACTGGGCAGCCTGTTCTTATTGGAGGGACGATGGGAACTTGCAGCTATGTACTTACCGGCACTCATCAGGGCATGACTGAAACTTTTGGCTCAACATGTCATGGAGCT GGTCGCGCGTTGTCACGTGCAAAGTCTAGGCGAAACATTGATTACAAAGAAGTCCTtgaaaaaatggaaaacatgGGTATTTCTATTAGAGTTGCCTCACCAAAACTCGTAATGGAAGAGGCTCCAGAATCTTACAAAAATGTTACCGATGTCGTTAACACATGCCATGCTGCTGGTATCAGCAAGAAAACTGTCAAACTACGTCCGATCGCAGTTATTAAGGGTTAA